The sequence TAGATGAGCGAGTTCCTCCGCCTTTGCTTCTTCCGCCTTTATTTTTTTCTAATTCATTTTCGCCGATATTTTTTTTCTTATTATCTTTTTTTGATTTTTTTTCAGAATTTCCGTTTATCCGGATATTGGTTACATTAAATGTTTTTCTTTTTAAATAATCTTGAGAAATTTTTAAATGCCGGTCCCTTTCTTTTTGGTCCATATTTTTTATAACCGCAGCCATTTTTATATCCGGATTGAGCGGATCGTATTCCGGCTTACTTATTATTTCTGAATATCCGACATATACCGGTATTCGCACACCATATTTTTTCGGGAAGAATTTACCAATTTCAGCAGAAGTTGAAAAATCATAACTCATGTCGGTTGATTGTTGTCTCTCATTTACATTTTTTTCAATGCTTCCGAAGCCGGGAGTACTGTATTCACCGGCAATTGCGATTGTTGAAAAATCGGCAAGATTTGCTTGCAAACGACCTCTGGTTGCCCAGCCGCCTTGTTCCTTAAATCCGGATAATCTTAATTCATTCATCCAAATTTCAATTGATTTAGCCAGAGCGTCATCAGGAAGTATGTTACTTTCTTTTTTCCTGTTTCTGACACCAATCATTATGGTTCTGATATTGCTTAGGTTGGGAGAGCCTGTAATGCTGACACGCCTTCCTGATTCATTAATATATTCACTGTATTCTGAAGTAAGTTTAATATTGCCGCCTTCATCTATCTTTTCATTTCGTCTTTGTTTTACTCCTTGAAATACTTCAAACTCAATATCTAACATATTTTCAGGTATCCAAACCAATTCGTTATCGGTTTCATTGTTATAAAATCCCGGTTCAGTGAGTTTAAGGGGGATTTCATACTCATAATAATTCTCTTTATAATCAGAACCGAGCCTGATGAAAGCACAAAGATCATCGTCATTTAAAATTTGCCCTTCTATTGCTTCTGCATGAATAAACATTTGCAATCTTTCAAATTGTCTTACATCCAAAGAAGCATTTTTATATGCTGCACGAGCATCTCCGTCACATAGATTTGTAACTTTTAATGATATTGCTTGCTCATTTAATTGCCTTAAGTACTGATTGTTGGGTGATATCTCACGAGTTATTCCGGGAGGTAAAATGTAGTTTACAGGTTCTCTGGAAGAATTCTCTTCAATATTTACTGTGTTAATATCTAATTGAGCATCAGTTATTTCACCAACTCCTGCACCTTCTGTTCCTTCAAGCATTGACAAACGATATTTTCTCCAATCACCTCTGACCAGGTCCATTTTTGCAAATCTTAACACAACTTCTTCTTCCCAACCTTTCATAAACAATCTTATAAAGCGAATGGATTTAAAGTCTTGAATAGGACCGACTATTTGTTCATAATCTTCCAAAGGAATTTTAAACTGATACCATTTTACGGTTTCTTTATTTTCATTTCTTAAAGTAACATCTGCTTCTCTGATATCAGTACCATTTCATTCGGAACCATATGAATTTTATATTGGAAGTAGGCTTCTGTTTCTGTTAAAGTATAATCTCGGTTAATATCTTCCATATCAGGAATCAATTCGGGGGCTGAACCTTCGTCCCCGCCGGTATTAGCAGAGGGAGTGGAATTTCCTTCTTGGTTATTATAACTTTTATATCGTTCTAATATTCCTTCTTGATTTTCATCATAATAAGCATCATTAAACATAAGGAAATTATCATTTGAAGGATCACTTAATGCATTTGTATAAGCATCAGAACCTTGTCCGTATTCAGAATCAATACTGTTAAGATATTCCTTAAAGAAAGACACTTCATTTTCAGTAGAAAGTCCGTCAAGACCTACATCTTGATATTGACGTGCATTATCAGGTTCTGTTGCAAAAGCTTCAGTAATTCTTGGTAATATCGGGACTCTTCCCCAAGCAGTTGTATCAACATTAGTAACAGTTGAAGAACTCGGCAAGCCGTTTTCAAAAGCTTGTCTGGAGTCTCTTAAGATGTCTTCTGAAATATTTCCGAGATTGAAATACAAATCCCCGCCGTTATGACTCGTATCCTTAACAAAAGGATCCAGTACCCAAAATTCAATAAATTCAATATTTGCCTCTTCAAAATCATTTGTAATAATATCTCTTGTCATACCTGCCCATCTGCTGCCGGGATCATTTAGGTTTCCGTATTGGTCTATACCTGCAGAGATGTCCGATAAACCTGCAACGTCAAAGTTATAGGGACCTTTTTCATTCGGATAGTATGCTAAATTCATAACATACATAAATTGAGGTACGCCGTGTTGAGGTTCTCTGTCAGGGAAAATTTCTTGTTCAGGAATTTCTCTTACCATATGATCTGAGAGATCATCAATTGTAATATAATCAGGAGTATTTGTACTGCTTAAAAAATCTCTGCTCACATTATACCAAGCTATTTTAGCTCTGTTAAATCCATAAGAAAGAGCATCAATTGAATCAGCTTCCGGAAATAAAACAGGTTGACCTTGAGGAGTACTTGCTATTTTCCATGAAGAAGGCGATTTAAGGTCTATTGTAACTTTTGAACCTTCAAAATCGTCAATATGTGCAAGGCCCTCGTCAGTTAAAACTTTTGGGTGTCCGGGAATTAAATGAGCAAATTCTCCCGTAAAATCAATATGTGAGGGTGCTTTTGTTTTTATTAAGGGTATAAATTTATCTACAAATTTTGTTAAAAAAGGAACTTCTTGATTAAAATTCAGATCAGTTCCCCAAATAGTATTTGAGATTGGTTCGGAGCCAATATTTACTTTATTTGTTAAGGGTTTTTGATGCAAGTGCATTATTGTTGCACCGATATTGAAATTATCTGTAAGCATATAATCAAATCTGCTGCCTATCATTGATTTAGTTCCGATATTAAACATCGAATTACTTTCCAAAGATATTTCAATGGGTGTTCCGGATTCTAATAAACTTTGATTTAGTATGTTTACCCTTCCTAAATTATAATCTACTGTATAGTCAATATTCTCTTCAAGGGTTCTTCCTCCTGCCGTAACAGTTACAGACCCTTCAGGAACATTCATGGCATTGAGGTTAATCTCTGAACCTCCTGATGAACGATATTCTCCTTGCAAAAAGAACTTGTTTTTTTCTGCCATTTGTTGTGCTTGGCTTTGGGTTTGTTCATAAAGTTCTTGGAAAATATACTGTTCGGCAATTCTGTTTAATTCGGGGTCAGAACTTCCTCCTGTTATTTTATCTTTCAGATAAGAGCCGAATGGTTCCACAACAGGAAAAATTATCTTACCATTTGAAGCATTAATTGTAATTTTATCAACAAAGT is a genomic window of Bacteroidales bacterium containing:
- the sprA gene encoding cell surface protein SprA, which encodes MRKFINLFIRGIVLSAVLAFIVSFSAPPSKYIDLKYIPGIKDSIDDDSLIFPFDDYSNTPSLQKKHSPLFLKNPSAIESTVKYDPKTGKFIFYDKIGNFNYRTPYYMPFDEFISYSNKKNMHEYWMERSALESAKGETSLIDRLVNKNLIVPIQGFDKVFGSNTINIKPQGNAELIFGLKISETENPALAKDLQKSVNFDFDMNIKMGVNGQIGDKLRLGINFDTDATFEFENNVKLAYEGKEDEIIQKIEAGNVTMPLSGSLITGSHNLFGLKTELKFGKLLVTTVFSQQKGESKTIEVAGGATTTPFEITVDDYDANRHYFISQYFRDRYDQALANLPITRSNINIRKVEVWVTNRSGNFENSRNILAFMDLGEENEEHIYSSEFHATGMPIPSNESNDMYKLMTTTYSAIRDISQASTVLSTINNFNSGIDYEKVQNARLLSSSEYSFNTNLGYISLNSRLSSDEVLAVAFEYENTSDGKIYTVGEFSNEDPPAPEALFLKLLKPTTLSTELPTWDLMMKNVYSFNAYQVNSQDFRLDIMYRNDKTGSSINYLPAGEIDGKILLNVLNLDNLNRNNEPGADGFFDFVDKITINASNGKIIFPVVEPFGSYLKDKITGGSSDPELNRIAEQYIFQELYEQTQSQAQQMAEKNKFFLQGEYRSSGGSEINLNAMNVPEGSVTVTAGGRTLEENIDYTVDYNLGRVNILNQSLLESGTPIEISLESNSMFNIGTKSMIGSRFDYMLTDNFNIGATIMHLHQKPLTNKVNIGSEPISNTIWGTDLNFNQEVPFLTKFVDKFIPLIKTKAPSHIDFTGEFAHLIPGHPKVLTDEGLAHIDDFEGSKVTIDLKSPSSWKIASTPQGQPVLFPEADSIDALSYGFNRAKIAWYNVSRDFLSSTNTPDYITIDDLSDHMVREIPEQEIFPDREPQHGVPQFMYVMNLAYYPNEKGPYNFDVAGLSDISAGIDQYGNLNDPGSRWAGMTRDIITNDFEEANIEFIEFWVLDPFVKDTSHNGGDLYFNLGNISEDILRDSRQAFENGLPSSSTVTNVDTTAWGRVPILPRITEAFATEPDNARQYQDVGLDGLSTENEVSFFKEYLNSIDSEYGQGSDAYTNALSDPSNDNFLMFNDAYYDENQEGILERYKSYNNQEGNSTPSANTGGDEGSAPELIPDMEDINRDYTLTETEAYFQYKIHMVPNEMVLISEKQMLL